The following proteins are co-located in the Psychrobium sp. MM17-31 genome:
- the upp gene encoding uracil phosphoribosyltransferase: MNTIEVNHPLIKHKLGLMRKGKISTKHFRELASEVGTLLTYEATKNLELETTTIDSWNGPIEVEQIKGKKITVVPILRAGLGMMDGVLELIPSARISVVGMYRNEETFEPVFYFEKLAAQIDERLALVIDPMLATGGSMVETINLLKERGCTNIKALVLVAAPEGIKAMNEAHPDVELYTASVDDCLNDAGYILPGLGDAGDKIFGTK, encoded by the coding sequence ATGAACACTATCGAAGTAAATCATCCACTTATCAAACACAAACTGGGTTTAATGAGAAAGGGAAAAATCAGCACTAAGCACTTTCGTGAACTAGCCTCAGAAGTCGGCACCCTACTAACCTACGAAGCCACCAAAAACCTTGAACTAGAAACTACGACAATCGACAGCTGGAATGGTCCAATTGAAGTAGAACAAATCAAAGGCAAAAAGATCACCGTAGTACCAATTCTACGTGCAGGCCTTGGCATGATGGATGGCGTATTAGAGCTTATTCCTAGCGCCAGAATTTCAGTAGTTGGCATGTACCGCAACGAAGAAACGTTCGAGCCAGTATTTTATTTCGAAAAACTAGCTGCTCAAATCGATGAGCGTTTAGCACTAGTGATTGATCCTATGCTGGCAACAGGTGGCTCAATGGTAGAAACCATTAACCTACTAAAAGAGCGCGGCTGTACCAACATCAAAGCCTTGGTATTAGTGGCCGCTCCAGAAGGTATCAAAGCGATGAACGAAGCGCATCCAGATGTTGAGCTTTACACTGCATCTGTCGACGACTGCCTAAACGATGCCGGCTACATCTTACCGGGATTAGGCGATGCAGGTGACAAAATCTTCGGCACTAAATAA